A window from Candidatus Margulisiibacteriota bacterium encodes these proteins:
- a CDS encoding helix-turn-helix domain-containing protein → MVEVAEKEIYTAEEAESLLKISRSTFLRLIKRGVLQARKVGGQYRILGEEILRLVKPQLVKGRK, encoded by the coding sequence ATGGTTGAAGTTGCCGAAAAAGAGATCTACACCGCCGAAGAGGCCGAATCCCTCCTCAAGATATCCCGTTCCACCTTTTTACGCCTGATCAAAAGGGGCGTACTGCAAGCCCGCAAGGTCGGCGGGCAATACCGGATCCTGGGCGAAGAGATACTCCGTTTAGTAAAACCGCAATTGGTCAAAGGGAGGAAATAA
- a CDS encoding GDP-L-fucose synthase, with protein MDKHAKLYLAGHTGLVGSALLRRLQAGGYDNIIYRDISELDLRDQAAVNAYFDRHRPEYVIIAAAKVGGIVANSTYKAEFIYDNLMIATNLIHAAYKHQVKKLLNLGSSCIYPKLAPQPLKEEYLLTGPLEATNEAYAVAKIAAIKLCRYYNEQYGTDYLSVMPTNQYGLNDSFDLQSSHVLPAMIRKFHEGKVNDSPTVTLWGSGEVYREFMCSDDLADACLFLLERYGAKEIGELINIGCGEDLKLKELAGLIKEVVGYRGEIVWDRSKPDGTPRKLLDVSRLKGLGWQPSVGLAAGLRLTYDWYLQKIGNK; from the coding sequence ATGGATAAACACGCCAAGCTCTACCTGGCGGGGCACACGGGGCTGGTCGGCTCCGCCTTGCTGCGGCGCCTGCAGGCGGGCGGTTACGACAACATTATTTATCGGGATATCTCCGAGCTCGATCTGCGCGACCAGGCGGCGGTGAACGCTTATTTTGACCGGCACCGGCCCGAATACGTCATTATTGCCGCGGCCAAGGTCGGCGGGATCGTCGCCAACAGCACCTATAAGGCGGAGTTTATTTACGATAACCTGATGATCGCGACGAACCTGATCCACGCGGCCTACAAGCATCAAGTGAAAAAACTGCTGAACCTCGGTTCTTCCTGCATCTATCCGAAGCTGGCGCCGCAGCCGCTCAAGGAAGAGTATTTGCTGACCGGCCCGCTGGAGGCGACCAACGAGGCTTACGCGGTCGCCAAGATCGCGGCGATCAAGCTCTGCCGCTATTATAACGAGCAGTACGGCACCGACTATCTCTCGGTCATGCCGACCAACCAGTACGGGCTCAATGACAGCTTTGACCTGCAATCGTCGCACGTCCTGCCGGCGATGATCCGCAAGTTCCACGAGGGGAAAGTCAACGACAGCCCAACCGTCACGCTCTGGGGGTCGGGCGAAGTTTACCGCGAATTCATGTGTTCGGACGACCTGGCCGATGCCTGCCTCTTCCTGCTCGAACGGTACGGAGCCAAGGAGATCGGCGAGCTGATCAACATCGGCTGCGGCGAGGACTTAAAGCTCAAGGAGCTGGCCGGGCTGATCAAAGAGGTCGTCGGTTACCGGGGCGAGATCGTCTGGGACCGCTCCAAACCGGACGGTACGCCGCGAAAATTGCTCGACGTTTCCCGGCTGAAGGGGTTGGGGTGGCAACCGAGCGTCGGTCTGGCCGCCGGGTTACGCCTGACTTATGACTGGTATTTACAAAAAATCGGGAATAAATAA
- a CDS encoding glycosyltransferase: protein MAKILFLSDKAVGRQMSGLGLRVHELAKVLAADHHVAIAGRATGFGRFFQELIGSDIVIVQIYYFRLFRVLLARLLGKRIVIDAYSPFHLEHLETEKGNAKKSALMQKIDACRIRVMFACADLVLCASERQKALWLPWLAEAGSQAVVLAVVPTGIRVDPPVQKRHLLRGGVAGIAASDTIVLWSSGIWPWLDPLTAVAAIALVRDEKVKLVFFGLAALDPSVKGDKQPQLRAAVALAREKDLLDKRVFFVNQRTPYDEMGDYLLDADIALNLHCDTPETRYAFRGRLLDYLWAGLPVVTTTGDVLSARIAAGQAGIVVGYQQSGEVAAALERLAADRQFAEQCRQNSKKLAAELVWPQAAAPLAEYCRRTERSRRGTDGPRLIGFLAGAYWFSALYLLKYLLAGKK from the coding sequence ATGGCCAAGATCTTGTTCCTGAGCGATAAAGCGGTCGGCCGGCAGATGTCGGGGCTCGGCTTGCGGGTCCACGAGCTGGCCAAGGTATTGGCAGCCGACCATCACGTGGCGATTGCCGGACGCGCCACCGGTTTCGGGCGATTTTTCCAAGAGCTGATCGGTAGCGATATCGTCATCGTCCAGATCTATTATTTCCGACTTTTCCGGGTTTTACTGGCCCGCTTATTGGGTAAGCGGATCGTGATCGACGCTTATTCGCCTTTCCATTTGGAACACCTGGAAACGGAAAAAGGGAACGCCAAAAAGTCCGCCCTAATGCAAAAGATCGACGCTTGCCGGATCCGGGTGATGTTCGCTTGTGCCGACCTGGTGCTCTGCGCCAGCGAACGGCAAAAAGCGCTCTGGCTGCCTTGGCTGGCGGAGGCCGGCAGCCAGGCCGTTGTGCTGGCAGTGGTGCCGACCGGGATCAGGGTGGACCCGCCGGTCCAGAAAAGGCATTTGCTCAGAGGTGGGGTTGCCGGGATAGCGGCCAGCGACACGATCGTCCTCTGGTCGAGCGGGATCTGGCCGTGGCTCGACCCGCTCACGGCGGTCGCAGCGATCGCCCTGGTCAGGGACGAGAAGGTTAAGCTGGTCTTCTTCGGCCTGGCCGCGCTCGATCCTTCGGTCAAAGGGGACAAGCAGCCGCAGCTCCGGGCGGCGGTCGCTCTGGCCCGGGAGAAAGATCTACTGGATAAACGGGTCTTCTTTGTTAACCAGCGGACGCCGTATGACGAAATGGGCGACTACCTGCTTGACGCCGATATCGCCCTCAACCTCCATTGCGACACGCCCGAGACGAGATACGCTTTCCGGGGCCGGCTGCTCGATTATCTCTGGGCCGGATTGCCGGTGGTCACGACGACGGGCGACGTCCTGTCGGCCAGGATCGCCGCCGGGCAAGCGGGGATCGTTGTCGGTTACCAGCAGAGCGGCGAGGTCGCCGCGGCGCTGGAGCGGCTGGCCGCCGACCGCCAATTTGCCGAGCAGTGCCGGCAAAACAGTAAAAAGTTAGCCGCCGAACTGGTTTGGCCGCAGGCTGCCGCCCCGTTGGCGGAGTATTGCCGGCGAACGGAGCGCTCCAGGCGGGGGACCGACGGACCGCGCCTGATCGGGTTTCTGGCCGGCGCTTATTGGTTCAGCGCGCTATATCTGTTAAAATACCTCCTAGCTGGTAAAAAATGA
- the pseB gene encoding UDP-N-acetylglucosamine 4,6-dehydratase (inverting), which translates to MKKKTVAKHPFNDAVILVTGGTGSFGKKFCRIVLDEYRPKKLIVFSRDELKQFEMAQQFADHADRIRYFIGDVRDKERLMRAFDGVDYVIHAAALKQVPAMEYNPTEAIKTNINGAMNIIDVAIERRVKRVIALSTDKACNPINLYGATKLCSDKLFVAANSYSGATGTKFAVVRYGNVVGSRGSVVPFFKAKAQEGVLPITDERMTRFWITLEQGVRFVIKNIERMCGGELFVPKIPSMNIMDLAKTIAPACKTKVVGIRPGEKLHEVMISVDDARDTVELEDCYVIQPAFHWWRKENHSAGKPVPENFSYSSDNNGQWLTIPQLRKMIEA; encoded by the coding sequence ATGAAAAAGAAGACCGTTGCTAAGCATCCGTTCAATGACGCCGTGATCCTGGTGACCGGGGGGACCGGTTCGTTCGGCAAGAAGTTCTGCCGGATCGTGCTGGACGAGTACCGGCCGAAAAAACTGATCGTGTTCAGCCGCGACGAGCTGAAGCAGTTCGAAATGGCCCAGCAGTTCGCCGACCACGCCGACCGGATCCGCTATTTTATCGGCGACGTGCGCGACAAGGAGCGGCTGATGCGGGCCTTTGACGGTGTCGATTACGTCATCCACGCCGCCGCCCTCAAGCAGGTGCCGGCGATGGAGTACAACCCGACCGAAGCGATCAAGACCAATATCAACGGCGCGATGAACATCATCGACGTGGCGATCGAGCGCCGGGTCAAGCGGGTCATCGCCCTGAGCACCGACAAGGCCTGCAACCCGATCAACCTCTACGGCGCGACCAAGCTTTGTTCGGACAAGCTGTTCGTGGCGGCCAATTCCTATTCCGGAGCGACCGGCACCAAGTTCGCGGTCGTCCGCTACGGCAACGTGGTCGGCAGCCGCGGCAGCGTCGTGCCGTTCTTCAAGGCCAAGGCCCAAGAAGGGGTTTTGCCGATCACCGACGAGCGGATGACCCGGTTCTGGATCACGCTGGAGCAGGGCGTCCGGTTCGTCATCAAGAATATCGAGCGGATGTGCGGCGGCGAGCTGTTCGTCCCCAAGATCCCGAGTATGAACATCATGGATCTGGCCAAAACGATCGCCCCGGCCTGCAAGACCAAAGTGGTCGGCATCCGGCCGGGCGAAAAACTGCACGAGGTGATGATCTCGGTCGACGACGCCCGCGATACGGTCGAACTGGAAGATTGCTACGTCATCCAGCCGGCTTTCCACTGGTGGCGCAAGGAGAATCACTCCGCCGGCAAACCGGTGCCGGAGAATTTTTCCTACAGCAGCGATAACAACGGCCAGTGGCTCACTATCCCGCAGCTCCGGAAAATGATCGAGGCCTGA
- the pseC gene encoding UDP-4-amino-4,6-dideoxy-N-acetyl-beta-L-altrosamine transaminase has translation MIPYATQWLDDDDLAAVIDALRSPYLTQGPLVGEFEQAVAKYCGVKYAVALNSGTSALHAACFAAGIKNGDEVITSPITFVASANCVLYCGGKPVFADVQSDTVNIDPAELAKKVNSRTTAVIPVHFNGHPVDLAEVQKIARQHKLTVIEDAAHALGAEYQGGKIGACQYSDLTALSFHAVKHITTGEGGMVTTNDEALYQKMLLFRSHGITRDAARLEQKDNGPWYYEMQTLGYNYRITDFQCALGLSQLKKLDGFVSRRREIVMQYGQALAGLKGLTLPVEKPGVRSSWHLYPVRFSGDRRAIFDRLRAKGLGVNVHYLPVYLQPYYQKLGYQAGACPQAERYYEQAITLPLYPKMTDDDVKTVIAAVKEVL, from the coding sequence ATGATCCCGTACGCCACGCAATGGCTCGACGATGACGATCTGGCCGCCGTGATCGACGCTTTGCGGTCGCCTTACCTGACGCAGGGGCCGCTGGTCGGCGAGTTCGAACAGGCGGTCGCCAAGTATTGCGGCGTCAAATACGCGGTCGCGCTCAATTCCGGCACGTCCGCTCTGCACGCGGCCTGTTTTGCCGCCGGGATCAAGAACGGCGACGAAGTCATCACTTCCCCGATCACTTTCGTCGCTTCCGCCAACTGCGTCCTCTATTGCGGCGGTAAGCCGGTCTTTGCCGACGTCCAGTCCGATACGGTTAACATTGACCCGGCCGAGCTGGCGAAAAAAGTGAATTCCCGGACGACAGCGGTCATCCCCGTCCATTTTAACGGCCATCCCGTCGATCTGGCGGAAGTCCAAAAGATCGCCCGGCAGCATAAATTAACGGTGATCGAGGACGCGGCCCACGCCCTCGGCGCGGAATACCAGGGGGGCAAGATCGGCGCCTGCCAATATTCGGACCTGACCGCCCTCAGCTTCCACGCCGTCAAGCACATCACCACCGGCGAGGGAGGGATGGTCACGACCAATGACGAAGCGCTTTACCAAAAAATGTTATTGTTCCGCAGCCACGGCATCACCCGCGACGCCGCGCGGCTGGAGCAGAAGGATAACGGCCCCTGGTATTACGAAATGCAAACGCTCGGCTACAATTACCGGATCACCGATTTCCAATGCGCGCTCGGCCTCAGCCAGCTGAAAAAACTGGACGGTTTTGTCAGCCGGCGGCGCGAGATCGTTATGCAGTACGGCCAGGCCTTGGCCGGGCTGAAAGGCCTGACGCTGCCGGTGGAAAAACCGGGGGTCAGGTCGAGCTGGCACCTCTATCCGGTCCGGTTCTCCGGCGACCGCCGGGCGATCTTCGACCGGCTGCGGGCCAAGGGGCTTGGCGTCAACGTCCATTATCTGCCGGTCTACTTGCAGCCGTATTACCAAAAGCTCGGTTACCAGGCGGGCGCCTGTCCCCAAGCGGAGCGCTACTATGAGCAGGCGATCACCTTGCCGCTTTATCCCAAGATGACCGACGACGACGTTAAAACGGTGATCGCGGCGGTCAAAGAGGTGTTATGA
- a CDS encoding glycosyltransferase family 39 protein, giving the protein MENVPPQRLHHEEEELMIYLGLLTVLLVPLALGLGALSFLLGNDRGKFTAPEKLALSFLLGLGFLTLLMFLAGMSGLKLTFLTVAAPALLVTAGLITYALKSGRFCLDRPEFKLPNEPYQPIEWLLLGLLALKTLYVYFTALIKPLVDVDAFQQYSIVAKAIFFDGSFTLPYLYQFYGDKPLLPFLAQGWAFLGMGAANDALFKVLFPTVFLALLVIFYAVVRRSAGRTMSLLFTFLLSTLPLLVYHTTTAYADVTITAYYAAATFYLYLFMKERAKSSAAVGFTLLGFAVWAKKAGLILAGVNILFLVIFLLADKERQLWRKAVIPFVIFLIIISPWLALGRLGTFETVIRSFIGAKTAPLAAAAVAQPAPEESKLPVIAAIFGRKLFLYGDWHLTWGLFVLSLVFFYKRAFRPPLVYLLAIILLDFSSLFVQFGSGETFRWLLDGTLFDRLVMNEVPVVLYFAALAIIPGWTERLPADAGRAPAKKRTSS; this is encoded by the coding sequence GTGGAAAACGTTCCGCCCCAACGCTTACATCATGAGGAAGAAGAGCTGATGATCTACCTGGGACTGTTGACCGTACTGCTGGTCCCCTTGGCCCTTGGGCTGGGCGCCCTCTCTTTTCTGCTCGGCAATGACCGCGGCAAGTTCACCGCGCCGGAGAAGCTGGCCCTCAGCTTTTTGCTCGGTCTCGGCTTCCTGACCCTGCTGATGTTCCTGGCGGGAATGAGCGGTCTTAAGCTGACATTCCTGACGGTCGCCGCGCCGGCCTTGCTAGTTACCGCGGGCTTGATCACATACGCGCTGAAATCCGGCCGTTTTTGCCTCGATCGGCCGGAGTTCAAGTTGCCCAATGAACCATATCAGCCGATCGAATGGCTGCTGCTCGGCCTGCTCGCCCTGAAAACGCTTTACGTTTACTTTACCGCTTTGATCAAGCCGCTGGTCGACGTCGACGCCTTCCAGCAATACTCGATCGTCGCCAAAGCGATCTTCTTTGACGGCAGCTTCACGCTTCCCTACCTGTATCAATTCTACGGCGACAAGCCGCTTCTGCCGTTCCTTGCCCAAGGCTGGGCTTTTCTGGGGATGGGTGCCGCCAATGACGCGCTGTTCAAGGTCCTTTTCCCAACCGTCTTTCTGGCGCTGCTCGTTATCTTCTACGCGGTGGTGCGGCGCTCCGCCGGCCGGACCATGTCGCTCCTGTTCACTTTCCTGCTCAGCACCCTCCCCCTGCTCGTCTACCACACCACCACCGCTTACGCGGACGTAACGATCACCGCCTACTACGCGGCGGCGACCTTTTACCTTTATCTCTTCATGAAAGAACGGGCTAAAAGCAGCGCGGCGGTCGGTTTCACGCTCCTCGGCTTTGCCGTCTGGGCGAAAAAAGCGGGCTTGATCCTGGCCGGCGTCAATATCCTTTTCCTGGTCATCTTCCTGCTGGCCGATAAAGAGCGGCAGTTATGGCGCAAGGCCGTGATCCCCTTCGTTATTTTCCTGATCATTATCTCGCCTTGGCTGGCGCTGGGGCGGCTGGGAACTTTCGAGACCGTGATCCGGTCGTTCATCGGCGCGAAAACGGCGCCGCTCGCGGCCGCGGCCGTCGCCCAGCCGGCGCCGGAAGAGAGCAAGCTGCCGGTGATCGCCGCGATCTTCGGCCGCAAGCTGTTCCTCTACGGCGATTGGCATCTGACCTGGGGTTTGTTCGTCTTATCGCTGGTCTTCTTCTATAAGCGGGCGTTCCGGCCGCCGCTCGTCTACCTGCTGGCGATCATCCTGCTCGATTTCTCTTCGCTCTTCGTCCAGTTCGGCTCCGGGGAAACCTTCCGCTGGTTGTTGGACGGGACGCTGTTCGACCGTTTGGTGATGAACGAGGTACCGGTAGTGCTCTATTTCGCCGCGCTGGCGATCATTCCCGGCTGGACGGAGCGTTTACCGGCAGACGCAGGCCGTGCGCCCGCAAAAAAGCGCACAAGCTCTTGA
- a CDS encoding Wzz/FepE/Etk N-terminal domain-containing protein has product MNMNQSNIGAEEIDLRAYVEILARRWKTIVAVTLVFLATAYVYTLLKKPVYEARATVLIRAADGDSALGGIAGAFRRVAAGGMGGTNSDLMELIKSHAVAGKVLDDLKLTERIKGWNNKKLKRIGLAGSVSRMLKPVKMSGNLMELRVEASEPRLAADVANGYAEALAYYWNELNATQAQRKLKYIAAELPRVETELGAVEERLKIAPRSSGSILGAQGGIQRDFEIYNSVYMMLRKEYESTKLDAAKDVPPFTVIDAAVAPTSPSKPKMKVNMMAGLVVGLCSGFLLAFFQEYMAKRGQG; this is encoded by the coding sequence ATGAACATGAACCAGAGCAATATCGGCGCAGAAGAGATCGACTTGCGGGCTTATGTCGAGATCCTGGCCCGGCGCTGGAAGACCATCGTGGCCGTGACCCTGGTCTTTCTGGCAACGGCCTATGTCTACACGCTGCTTAAGAAACCGGTCTATGAAGCCAGGGCCACCGTGTTGATCCGGGCGGCCGACGGCGACAGCGCGCTCGGCGGGATCGCCGGCGCTTTCCGCCGCGTGGCCGCGGGAGGGATGGGCGGCACGAACTCCGACCTGATGGAACTGATCAAGAGCCACGCCGTCGCGGGCAAGGTCTTAGACGACCTCAAGTTGACCGAACGGATCAAGGGGTGGAATAACAAAAAATTGAAGCGGATCGGCCTGGCCGGCTCGGTCAGCCGGATGCTCAAACCGGTCAAGATGAGCGGCAACCTGATGGAGCTCCGGGTCGAGGCCTCCGAGCCCCGGCTGGCGGCCGACGTCGCGAACGGCTACGCGGAGGCGCTCGCTTATTATTGGAACGAACTGAATGCCACGCAAGCCCAGCGTAAGCTGAAGTATATTGCCGCCGAACTGCCGCGGGTGGAAACGGAGCTGGGCGCGGTGGAGGAACGGCTGAAGATCGCCCCCCGGTCGTCCGGCAGCATTCTGGGCGCGCAGGGCGGTATCCAGCGCGATTTCGAGATCTACAATTCGGTCTACATGATGCTGCGCAAAGAGTACGAATCGACCAAGCTGGACGCGGCCAAGGACGTCCCGCCTTTCACCGTCATTGACGCGGCCGTGGCGCCGACCTCGCCCAGCAAGCCGAAAATGAAAGTTAACATGATGGCCGGCCTGGTCGTCGGGCTCTGTTCCGGCTTTTTACTGGCGTTTTTCCAGGAATACATGGCAAAACGCGGCCAGGGCTGA
- a CDS encoding glycosyltransferase yields MRALIDLVVINISAVAAFFLREHFGDFLVKEHPSLYLDKYLLVLLLFNLTFPCIFWLLGLYDRRQKRALLEEFLLIFGVFSVSLSVLIIFLFLGRLWWMSRVILFVFWGLSVVLLAAVRLVGRDASRGRRVLRYDPADLRGAMEQSKRRLENDLRSGLSIVIVTYNSAGKIENCLESLKKADLKMPHEIIVVDNHSSDSALAWLKNRPAVKLINNPDNLGYSRAVNLGIKAAAHERLLILNPDIIVIPGAIELLLDYLQKNPKVGLAGCRLLNEDGTLQYSVRRFLDLRTYLYRFTPLRGLMAGSAIERYYLMQDWDHGGDRLVDWVLGGCMMARKEALQAVGLMGEQYFLYFEDVDLCFRLWEKGWQVAYVGEAAMFHRHERASANRLFTRATREHFKSLCAFLRAHGLRLPVNAPSSRE; encoded by the coding sequence ATGAGAGCACTGATCGACCTGGTCGTTATCAATATCTCTGCCGTCGCCGCTTTTTTCCTGCGGGAGCACTTCGGCGATTTTCTCGTCAAAGAGCATCCTTCGCTCTACCTCGATAAGTACTTACTGGTCCTTTTGCTCTTTAACCTGACCTTTCCCTGCATTTTCTGGCTGCTGGGGCTTTACGACCGGCGGCAGAAGCGGGCGCTTTTGGAAGAGTTCCTGCTGATCTTCGGCGTTTTTTCCGTCAGCCTGTCGGTCTTGATCATCTTCCTGTTCCTTGGCCGGTTATGGTGGATGTCGCGGGTCATCCTCTTCGTTTTCTGGGGACTGTCGGTGGTGCTGCTGGCCGCTGTCCGGCTGGTCGGCCGCGACGCGAGCCGGGGGCGCCGGGTCCTGCGCTACGATCCCGCCGACCTGCGCGGCGCCATGGAGCAGAGCAAGCGGCGGCTGGAGAACGACCTCCGGTCGGGCCTGTCGATCGTTATCGTGACGTATAACAGCGCCGGCAAGATCGAGAATTGCCTCGAATCGCTGAAAAAGGCCGACCTGAAAATGCCGCACGAGATCATCGTCGTCGATAACCATTCCAGCGACAGTGCGCTCGCCTGGCTGAAAAACCGCCCGGCCGTCAAGCTGATCAATAATCCCGATAACCTCGGTTATTCCCGGGCGGTGAATCTGGGGATCAAGGCGGCGGCCCATGAGCGGCTGCTGATCCTTAACCCGGATATCATCGTCATTCCCGGCGCGATCGAACTGCTGCTCGACTACCTGCAGAAGAACCCGAAAGTCGGGCTGGCCGGCTGCCGGCTGCTCAACGAGGACGGAACCCTGCAATATTCGGTCAGGCGGTTCCTCGACCTGCGGACCTATCTCTACCGGTTCACTCCCTTGCGCGGCCTGATGGCCGGCAGCGCGATCGAACGCTATTACTTAATGCAGGATTGGGACCACGGCGGCGACCGGCTGGTCGATTGGGTCCTGGGGGGCTGCATGATGGCGCGGAAAGAGGCGCTGCAGGCGGTCGGTTTAATGGGGGAACAATACTTCCTCTACTTCGAGGATGTCGATCTCTGTTTCCGCCTCTGGGAAAAGGGGTGGCAGGTCGCTTACGTCGGCGAAGCGGCGATGTTCCACCGGCATGAGCGGGCAAGCGCGAACCGGCTCTTCACCCGGGCGACCCGGGAACACTTCAAGAGCTTGTGCGCTTTTTTGCGGGCGCACGGCCTGCGTCTGCCGGTAAACGCTCCGTCCAGCCGGGAATGA
- the gmd gene encoding GDP-mannose 4,6-dehydratase translates to MKKALITGITGQDGSYLAEFLLDKGYEVHGTLRRASVFNTERIDHLFDRIKTYHSDLSDSSSLNRLIEKVKPDEIYNLGAQSHVKVSFEVPEYTAETDAIGTLRILDAIRETEIKTRFYQASTSEMFGGLPETAPQSETTPFHPRSPYGAAKLYGHWITVNYRESYGLFGCSGILFNHESPRRGRTFVTRKITLAVAGIELGLKDKLVLGNLDAKRDWGYAPDYVAAMWLMLQAKKPADYVIATGETHTVREFCEKAFGRIGRQIVWKGKGVDEKGHDAKSGKVLIEVSPNYFRPAEVDLLLGNSARARAELGWEPKVKFDSLVSLMVEADLKTVAREAAVR, encoded by the coding sequence ATGAAAAAAGCGTTGATCACCGGGATAACGGGGCAGGACGGGTCGTATCTGGCGGAATTCCTTTTAGACAAAGGGTACGAGGTCCACGGCACGCTGCGGCGCGCTTCCGTTTTCAACACCGAACGGATCGACCATCTCTTTGACCGGATCAAGACCTACCATTCCGACCTGTCGGATTCCTCCAGCCTCAACCGGCTGATCGAAAAGGTCAAGCCGGACGAGATCTACAATCTTGGCGCGCAGTCCCACGTCAAGGTCTCTTTTGAGGTGCCGGAATATACGGCCGAGACCGACGCGATCGGCACGCTGCGCATCCTCGACGCCATTCGGGAAACCGAGATCAAGACCCGCTTTTACCAAGCCTCGACCAGCGAGATGTTCGGCGGTTTGCCGGAGACGGCGCCGCAGAGCGAGACCACCCCGTTCCATCCCCGGTCGCCTTACGGCGCCGCCAAACTGTACGGCCACTGGATCACCGTGAATTACCGCGAGTCTTACGGCTTGTTCGGCTGCAGCGGGATCCTGTTCAACCACGAATCGCCCCGGCGCGGGCGGACTTTCGTCACCCGGAAGATCACGCTGGCCGTGGCCGGGATCGAGCTCGGTTTAAAGGACAAACTGGTCTTGGGCAACTTGGACGCCAAGCGCGACTGGGGCTACGCCCCGGATTACGTCGCAGCGATGTGGCTGATGCTGCAGGCGAAAAAACCGGCCGATTATGTCATCGCGACCGGCGAGACCCACACCGTCAGGGAATTCTGCGAAAAAGCGTTCGGCCGGATCGGCCGGCAGATCGTCTGGAAAGGGAAGGGGGTCGACGAAAAAGGCCATGACGCCAAAAGCGGCAAGGTCTTGATCGAGGTCAGTCCGAACTACTTCCGGCCGGCGGAAGTCGACCTGCTCCTCGGGAATTCCGCCCGGGCCCGGGCCGAGCTGGGGTGGGAACCGAAGGTCAAATTCGACAGTCTGGTTTCGCTCATGGTCGAGGCCGATCTGAAAACGGTCGCCCGGGAAGCGGCGGTACGCTAA
- a CDS encoding SLBB domain-containing protein has protein sequence MKKLSRVLSLVLVVVLLGPALPVRAVDYELLGLSTPSLRQAVGSSTTANKVQSASDQPLESPIDPQSYRLGPGDTLAIHLLLGDAQLSVDHFLTIGADGKLFFPNIGEIDLSGLSLAEAKTRIDRLIRSNYKDQYKLFVNLNQPKKVKIYLTGMIKTPGPMAVYDNSRVSEVIELADGVTSGGSRRYAYIHRRDEQGNQTLLKADIFEAYRSRDLAKDIRIQAGDVVEIPDSANELISKIASSEQSEKLLYSGKETFVYVYGEVRNGGRYEFVPGRRLSDYISYAGGPTARALLGDVSVTRQVNGKPQRLKINAGAAIYGGNEKQDIEIMGGDVIGVPGNFFYVADFSSFVNTILLGLSLYTSVTRL, from the coding sequence ATGAAGAAGTTAAGCCGCGTTTTGTCCCTGGTCTTGGTCGTTGTCCTGCTTGGTCCGGCGCTCCCGGTCCGCGCCGTCGATTACGAACTGCTCGGGCTGAGCACGCCGAGCCTCCGGCAGGCGGTCGGTTCCAGCACTACGGCCAACAAGGTCCAATCGGCCAGCGACCAGCCGCTGGAATCGCCGATCGATCCGCAGAGCTACCGGCTGGGTCCGGGCGATACTTTGGCCATTCACCTCCTGCTCGGCGACGCCCAGCTCTCCGTCGACCATTTTTTGACGATCGGGGCGGACGGCAAATTGTTCTTCCCGAATATCGGCGAGATCGACCTGTCCGGGCTCAGCCTGGCCGAAGCCAAGACCAGGATCGATCGGTTGATCCGGTCGAACTACAAGGACCAATACAAGCTGTTCGTCAATCTGAACCAGCCGAAAAAGGTGAAGATCTACCTGACCGGGATGATCAAGACCCCGGGGCCGATGGCGGTCTACGACAACTCGCGCGTTTCGGAAGTGATCGAGCTGGCCGACGGGGTTACCAGCGGCGGTTCCCGGCGGTATGCTTACATTCACCGCCGTGACGAGCAAGGGAACCAGACCTTGCTGAAAGCCGATATTTTCGAAGCCTACCGCAGCCGCGACCTCGCCAAGGATATCAGGATCCAGGCGGGCGACGTGGTCGAGATCCCCGATTCCGCCAATGAGCTGATCAGCAAGATCGCCAGCAGCGAACAGAGCGAAAAGCTGCTTTATTCCGGCAAGGAGACCTTTGTCTATGTTTACGGCGAGGTCAGGAACGGCGGCCGTTACGAATTCGTCCCCGGCCGGCGCCTGTCGGACTATATTAGCTACGCCGGCGGTCCGACCGCCCGGGCTTTGCTGGGCGACGTGTCCGTGACCAGGCAAGTTAACGGCAAACCGCAAAGGCTGAAGATCAACGCTGGCGCCGCCATTTACGGCGGGAACGAGAAACAGGACATTGAGATCATGGGGGGCGACGTGATCGGCGTGCCGGGCAACTTCTTCTACGTCGCCGACTTCAGCAGCTTCGTCAACACGATCCTGCTCGGCCTCTCGCTCTACACTTCGGTCACCAGGCTGTAA